One Thalassophryne amazonica chromosome 10, fThaAma1.1, whole genome shotgun sequence genomic region harbors:
- the uhmk1 gene encoding serine/threonine-protein kinase Kist — protein sequence MAHCGSSEPGAKVQAPDSGGVILSSQGGVDQSMKPVLFEIFGEIWTVQSRLGQGVSASVYQVSSGRATTAAVKEFQADSQGGDYGYHKERTVLEDIHGHKNIVTLYGVFTNHSCMGVTTRCLLLELLDVSVSELLVRGSTATQGGRQQGHSMWLVQHCARDVLEALAFLHKEEYVHADLKPRNILWSADDECFKLIDFGLSFKQGNQDVKYIQTDGYRAPEAELQNSLAQAGVEVEGDSGCTSAVDLWALGIILLEMYSGIKLKDTIRSQEWKENSAAIVDHIFATNNLVCPAIPVYHLRDLIKSMLLSDPKQRCTAETALLSPFFSIPFAPHIEDLILLPSPVLRLLNLIDDSHLHNEEEYEDVLEDMKEECQKYGSVVSLLIPKENPGKGQVFVEYANSSDSKEAQRLLTGRTFDGKFVVATFYPLSAYKRGYLYQTVQ from the exons ATGGCTCACTGCGGCTCCTCAGAGCCCGGCGCAAAGGTCCAGGCGCCGGACAGCGGCGGGGTCATCCTGTCGTCGCAGGGGGGCGTTGACCAGAGCATGAAGCCGGTGCTGTTCGAGATCTTCGGCGAGATCTGGACCGTGCAGTCGCGCCTCGGTCAGGGAGTGTCGGCCTCTGTGTATCAGGTCAGCTCAGGCAGAGCCACCACCGCCGCTGTCAAGGAGTTCCAGGCCGACTCTCAGGGAGGAGATTACGGTTATCACAAAGAGAGGACCGTGCTGGAGGACATCCATGGACACAAAAACATCG tGACTTTGTATGGTGTGTTCACCAATCACAGCTGTATGGGTGTTACCACTCGCTGTCTTCTTTTGGAGCTCTTGGATGTCAGTGTGTCTGAGTTATTGGTGAGAGGCAGCACCGCAACCCAAGGTGGGAG ACAGCAAGGTCATTCCATGTGGCTTGTCCAACACTGTGCCCGAGATGTCCTGGAGGCTCTTGCGTTTCTTCACAAGGAAGAATACGTACATGCAGACCTCAAGCCACGCAATATCCTTTGGAGTGCCGATGATGAGTGCTTCAAACTCATTGACTTCGGTCTGAGCTTCAAACAGGGAAACCAG GATGTGAAGTACATCCAGACAGATGGGTATCGTGCTCCAGAGGCTGAGCTTCAGAACAGCCTGGCCCAGGCTGGAGTGGAGGTGGAGGGTGACTCAGGCTGCACATCTGCTGTGGACCTGTGGGCCCTGGGCATCATTCTCTTGGAGATGTACTCAGGAATCAAACTCAAAGACACTATCCGCTCCCAGGAGTGGAAG gaaaacaGTGCTGCCATTGTAGACCATATCTTTGCCACCAATAACTTGGTGTGCCCTGCCATCCCTGTCTATCACCTCAGAGACCTTATCAAAAG CATGCTGCTCAGTGACCCAAAGCAAAGATGTACAGCTGAAACTGCCCTGCTGAGCCCGTTCTTCAGTATTCCCTTTG cTCCTCACATTGAGGACCTGATCCTGCTCCCCTCTCCTGTCCTGCGTCTGCTCAACCTGATTGATGACAGTCATCTACACAATGAAGAAGAGTACGAAG ATGTCCTAGAGGACATGAAAGAGGAATGTCAAAAGTACGGCTCAGTGGTTTCTCTGCTTATTCCCAAGGAGAATCCAGGGAAAGGACAG GTCTTCGTTGAGTATGCCAATTCCAGTGACTCCAAAGAAGCCCAGAGGCTGCTGACGGGCCGCACTTTTGATGGGAAGTTTGTTGTGGCTACTTTCTACCCTCTCAGTGCATATAAAAGAGGTTATTTGTATCAGACTGTGCAGTGA